A part of Crassostrea angulata isolate pt1a10 chromosome 5, ASM2561291v2, whole genome shotgun sequence genomic DNA contains:
- the LOC128184524 gene encoding transaldolase-like isoform X2 has product MASSLDQLRKLTTVVADTGDFAAMAKFKPTDATTNPSLILAAANMESYQGLIDDAINYAKKVGGSMEEQVTNAMDKIYVNFGCEILKIIPGRVSTEVDARLSFDKEGSIARAKKLIDLYKQAGISKDRILIKLSSTWEGIEAARVLESEYGIHCNMTLLFNFYQAIACAEAGVTLISPFVGRIFDWYVKNTDQKSYSMLEDPGVMSVTKIYNYYKKFGYNTVVMGASFRNTDQILGLAGCDLLTISPSLLDKLQQSNEEVKAYLTQKQAQNLDIEEVTVDENKFRWEMNEDAMATEKLAEGIRKFGIDAVKLEKVLKEKLVQ; this is encoded by the exons ATGGCGTCTTCTCTGGATCAGCTGAGGAAACTGACCACTGTAGTTGCTGACACGGGGGATTTTGCAG CAATGGCCAAATTCAAACCCACGGATGCTACAACCAACCCCTCTCTCATTCTGGCTGCAGCTAACATGGAGTCCTACCAGGGTCTTATTGATGATGCTATCAACTATGCAAAAAAAGTGGGAGG GTCAATGGAAGAACAGGTCACCAATGCCATGGACAAAATCTATGTCAATTTTGGATGCGAAATTCTAAAGATAATTCCTGGACGTGTTTCAACAGAAGTTGACGCAAG GTTGTCCTTTGACAAGGAGGGGTCCATTGCTAGAGCCAAGAAGCTGATAGATCTGTACAAACAGGCAGGAATCTCCAAGGACAGAATTCTCATCAAACTGTCATCTACCTGGGAGGGAATAGAGGCGGCCAG AGTTCTGGAAAGTGAATATGGAATCCACTGTAATATGACATTGCTCTTCAACTTCTACCAGGCAA TCGCATGTGCAGAGGCTGGAGTGACCCTCATCTCTCCGTTTGTGGGTCGAATCTTTGACTGGTACGTCAAAAACACGGATCAGAAGTCCTACAGCATGCTGGAAGACCCTG GAGTGATGAGTGTAACCAAGATCTACAACTATTACAAGAAGTTTGGCTACAATACGGTCGTGATGGGGGCTTCCTTTAGGAACACGGACCAGATCCTAGGACTCGCAGGATGTGACCTACTGACCATCTC GCCTTCATTGCTAGATAAACTACAACAGTCTAATGAGGAAGTTAAGGCGTACCTAACCCAGAAACAAG CCCAGAATCTGGACATTGAAGAAGTCACAGTTGACGAAAATAAGTTCCGCTGGGAAATGAATGAAGATGCCATGGCAACAGAAAAATTAGCGGAAGGCATCAGAAAGTTTGGTATAGATGCTGTCAAACTTGAAAAGGTGCTGAAAGAGAAGTTAGTGCAGTAA
- the LOC128184524 gene encoding transaldolase-like isoform X1, translating to MSESSPKKRAVSSLDQLKSMTVVVADTGDFAAMAKFKPTDATTNPSLILAAANMESYQGLIDDAINYAKKVGGSMEEQVTNAMDKIYVNFGCEILKIIPGRVSTEVDARLSFDKEGSIARAKKLIDLYKQAGISKDRILIKLSSTWEGIEAARVLESEYGIHCNMTLLFNFYQAIACAEAGVTLISPFVGRIFDWYVKNTDQKSYSMLEDPGVMSVTKIYNYYKKFGYNTVVMGASFRNTDQILGLAGCDLLTISPSLLDKLQQSNEEVKAYLTQKQAQNLDIEEVTVDENKFRWEMNEDAMATEKLAEGIRKFGIDAVKLEKVLKEKLVQ from the exons ATGTCGGAGAGTAGTCCTAAGAAACGAGCAGTTTCCTCCCTCGACCAGCTGAAAAGCATGACTGTCGTGGTAGCCGACACTGGGGATTTTGCCG CAATGGCCAAATTCAAACCCACGGATGCTACAACCAACCCCTCTCTCATTCTGGCTGCAGCTAACATGGAGTCCTACCAGGGTCTTATTGATGATGCTATCAACTATGCAAAAAAAGTGGGAGG GTCAATGGAAGAACAGGTCACCAATGCCATGGACAAAATCTATGTCAATTTTGGATGCGAAATTCTAAAGATAATTCCTGGACGTGTTTCAACAGAAGTTGACGCAAG GTTGTCCTTTGACAAGGAGGGGTCCATTGCTAGAGCCAAGAAGCTGATAGATCTGTACAAACAGGCAGGAATCTCCAAGGACAGAATTCTCATCAAACTGTCATCTACCTGGGAGGGAATAGAGGCGGCCAG AGTTCTGGAAAGTGAATATGGAATCCACTGTAATATGACATTGCTCTTCAACTTCTACCAGGCAA TCGCATGTGCAGAGGCTGGAGTGACCCTCATCTCTCCGTTTGTGGGTCGAATCTTTGACTGGTACGTCAAAAACACGGATCAGAAGTCCTACAGCATGCTGGAAGACCCTG GAGTGATGAGTGTAACCAAGATCTACAACTATTACAAGAAGTTTGGCTACAATACGGTCGTGATGGGGGCTTCCTTTAGGAACACGGACCAGATCCTAGGACTCGCAGGATGTGACCTACTGACCATCTC GCCTTCATTGCTAGATAAACTACAACAGTCTAATGAGGAAGTTAAGGCGTACCTAACCCAGAAACAAG CCCAGAATCTGGACATTGAAGAAGTCACAGTTGACGAAAATAAGTTCCGCTGGGAAATGAATGAAGATGCCATGGCAACAGAAAAATTAGCGGAAGGCATCAGAAAGTTTGGTATAGATGCTGTCAAACTTGAAAAGGTGCTGAAAGAGAAGTTAGTGCAGTAA